In Sulfolobales archaeon, the following are encoded in one genomic region:
- a CDS encoding MBL fold metallo-hydrolase, with the protein MSSSIKIQWYGHACIGVHAYGKTLIIDPHDGGSIGIKRPEVKADYVLITHDHFDHNAHRVVSRDDTKIFKMKEGDFEIPPFRVRGVKTYHDKEGGRRRGSNIVYVIRTSGGVSILHAGDLGHIPDESTMKKFERVDIAILPIGGVFTIDYVEALEVFQLLRARIMIPIHYWVKGVNLPLAPVENLVKEAEKKGFKIESLDTNYLEVEDSPERLGEIRITVLKYL; encoded by the coding sequence ATGAGTAGTTCTATAAAAATCCAATGGTATGGTCATGCATGCATAGGTGTTCATGCTTATGGTAAGACTCTGATTATAGATCCTCATGATGGAGGATCTATAGGAATTAAAAGACCTGAGGTTAAGGCTGATTACGTTCTTATAACCCATGATCATTTTGATCATAATGCTCACAGGGTTGTGTCTAGAGATGATACGAAGATATTTAAGATGAAGGAGGGAGACTTCGAGATACCTCCCTTCAGAGTTAGAGGCGTTAAAACTTACCATGATAAAGAAGGTGGCAGGAGGAGGGGTTCTAACATTGTTTACGTGATCAGAACATCTGGAGGAGTTTCAATACTTCATGCAGGAGATCTAGGGCATATACCGGATGAGAGTACTATGAAGAAATTCGAGAGAGTTGACATAGCCATATTACCTATTGGAGGAGTTTTCACAATAGATTATGTAGAGGCTTTAGAAGTCTTCCAGCTTCTAAGAGCAAGAATCATGATACCAATACACTATTGGGTTAAAGGTGTAAACCTCCCCCTAGCACCTGTAGAGAACCTCGTAAAAGAGGCTGAGAAGAAAGGTTTTAAGATCGAGAGTCTTGATACAAATTATCTGGAGGTAGAGGATTCGCCGGAGAGATTAGGAGAGATCAGGATCACAGTATTAAAGTATCTCTAG
- a CDS encoding aminotransferase class I/II-fold pyridoxal phosphate-dependent enzyme, with protein sequence MPSYNKSSDLLIESPTRIINRIAENMRKEGRDLIMFSAGEPGIPPPREIREWLSQALKEDSTKLYSYGPSAGFLDLREAIADDLRELGGLEIDSDQIVITSGGQGAIFSSLTAVLEEGDEVILIDPTFFGYKNVITFNRARIRYAPTSIDRGFQPDVDLINESIVRGRTKAIILVSPDNPTGRVIDWNIARALVEIAVDNDIWIIYDEPYKTLVYEGEHIYLYKLAPENVISLNAFSKDPGIPGWRLGYVYGPKSIIKRISLISEISTYHPSTVAQYLVLRYLRDRDLRRRHIEFMRRVLMERRDVMVEELSKIREARFLRPGGSMFVLLDLKERLRERNLESIQLAEKLLLEASVAVVPGEFFGESSRGSIRLSFATESLDRIREGVRRIREMLDRI encoded by the coding sequence ATGCCCTCCTACAACAAATCTTCGGATCTTCTGATCGAAAGTCCTACACGTATTATCAATAGAATTGCTGAGAATATGAGAAAAGAAGGTAGAGATCTGATCATGTTCTCAGCCGGAGAACCAGGTATCCCGCCTCCCAGAGAGATTAGAGAATGGCTTTCTCAAGCTCTTAAAGAAGATTCTACGAAACTATATTCTTACGGACCCTCGGCAGGGTTTTTAGATCTTAGAGAAGCTATTGCAGATGATCTCAGAGAACTCGGAGGACTGGAGATAGATTCCGACCAGATCGTTATAACCTCGGGAGGTCAAGGAGCTATATTCTCATCACTTACAGCTGTTCTAGAGGAAGGTGATGAAGTTATACTTATAGATCCTACATTCTTCGGATATAAGAATGTGATCACCTTTAACAGAGCGAGGATTAGATATGCTCCTACATCTATAGATAGAGGATTTCAACCTGATGTAGATCTAATTAATGAGAGTATTGTGAGAGGAAGAACCAAAGCAATCATACTTGTAAGCCCTGATAATCCAACTGGAAGGGTTATAGACTGGAATATAGCGAGAGCATTAGTTGAGATAGCTGTTGACAATGATATATGGATAATCTATGACGAGCCTTATAAAACACTTGTCTATGAAGGTGAGCATATATACCTATATAAACTAGCTCCAGAGAATGTTATATCTCTAAATGCTTTTAGCAAGGATCCTGGGATACCTGGGTGGAGGCTTGGATATGTCTATGGTCCTAAAAGCATTATTAAGAGGATTAGCCTGATCTCTGAGATTTCTACATACCATCCTTCTACCGTAGCTCAGTACCTGGTTCTGAGATATCTTAGAGATAGGGATCTTAGGAGGAGGCATATTGAGTTTATGAGAAGAGTTCTTATGGAGAGAAGAGATGTGATGGTTGAAGAACTTTCAAAGATCAGGGAAGCTAGATTTCTTAGACCAGGAGGATCTATGTTCGTACTTCTGGATCTAAAGGAAAGACTTAGAGAACGCAATCTAGAGAGTATTCAATTAGCTGAAAAACTCTTATTAGAAGCCTCCGTAGCAGTTGTTCCCGGAGAATTCTTCGGCGAAAGCTCTAGAGGAAGTATAAGACTCAGCTTTGCTACGGAATCTCTAGATAGGATTAGAGAAGGTGTGAGAAGAATTAGAGAGATGTTAGACAGGATCTGA
- a CDS encoding Nramp family divalent metal transporter, whose product MNGRAVGVRKLRSIRALLGPAVIVSVAYIDPGNFGSNISAGAKFGMSLLWVVWLSGFLAILFQYLSGKLGLARGYSVFEEMMLRIEGLGILSKPLKILYFTSTFIMILATDMAELTGMVVGIALLLNIPLEIALPIAFLDIIVLFIALERAGRLHEIIAVLVGVVGFSLLYELHIVGVDFIEVIRSSITISSLSGEISIYATAIIGATIMPHALLLHSYLSRDEWRTQEDPSRALRKHLKDTLLYLSIASLLNAALQVLSYYAFYIHGMHDVDAETAYYILKPLYGALASYVFGIALLASGLSSSLVSIQVGVNIFESFFSKHMSMWRVRFMIRIINLIPFTIAILIGFNVIELLVYTQVVLSIYLPLVLLPLTLITSSHRLMGSLRNSRIVSALALIFSIVIILINAALLTIFSS is encoded by the coding sequence TTGAATGGAAGAGCAGTAGGTGTGAGAAAGCTTAGAAGTATAAGAGCTCTTCTAGGACCTGCAGTGATAGTCAGCGTAGCCTATATAGATCCGGGTAATTTCGGGAGCAACATCTCTGCAGGCGCTAAATTCGGTATGAGCCTTCTCTGGGTTGTATGGCTTAGCGGGTTTCTAGCTATTCTATTTCAATACCTCTCAGGAAAGCTAGGTCTAGCAAGAGGCTATAGCGTTTTTGAAGAAATGATGCTACGAATAGAAGGTTTAGGGATCCTTAGCAAGCCTTTAAAGATACTCTACTTCACATCCACATTCATAATGATCCTCGCTACAGACATGGCTGAGCTTACGGGAATGGTAGTAGGTATAGCTCTCCTTCTCAACATTCCTCTTGAAATAGCTCTTCCCATAGCATTTCTAGATATAATAGTACTTTTCATAGCCCTCGAAAGAGCTGGTAGACTGCATGAGATCATAGCAGTATTAGTAGGTGTAGTAGGCTTCAGCCTTCTCTACGAGCTTCACATAGTAGGGGTGGATTTTATCGAGGTCATTAGAAGTAGCATAACCATATCCTCATTATCAGGTGAGATCTCGATATATGCAACAGCTATAATAGGAGCAACTATAATGCCTCACGCACTACTACTTCATTCATACCTCTCGCGAGATGAATGGAGAACACAGGAAGATCCTAGCAGAGCTTTGAGAAAGCATTTAAAAGATACACTCCTCTACCTTAGCATAGCTTCTCTACTTAATGCAGCACTACAGGTTCTAAGCTACTACGCATTCTACATACATGGAATGCATGATGTTGATGCAGAGACCGCGTACTATATATTAAAACCTCTCTACGGAGCTCTAGCTTCATATGTTTTCGGCATAGCTCTACTAGCTTCAGGACTTTCATCATCGCTGGTAAGTATTCAGGTTGGGGTTAACATCTTCGAGAGTTTCTTCTCGAAGCACATGAGTATGTGGCGTGTGAGGTTTATGATTAGAATTATCAATCTGATACCATTTACAATAGCTATTCTAATAGGATTTAACGTGATAGAGCTTCTAGTATACACTCAGGTGGTTCTATCAATATATCTTCCCCTGGTTCTACTCCCACTAACACTTATAACATCATCTCACAGATTAATGGGTTCTCTGAGAAATTCAAGGATTGTCTCAGCACTAGCTCTCATCTTCTCAATAGTAATAATCCTGATAAACGCGGCTTTGCTAACTATATTCTCATCATGA
- a CDS encoding methyltransferase domain-containing protein, protein MTDLIIILDLIVLVVALYLLMPMLFGAAYYPSSRDLKDLLREVLQKHFRDRSTVKIIDLGSGFGRVCFWACEIDPRVVCRGVDIDPIKVLWSNFMSRLKGLEKRASFKRGNIFNEDLGEYDLIYMFLWSSTVEKLERKILREAKKGSVVISLEHPLKVLKASKWKKYYIAYVE, encoded by the coding sequence GTGACTGATCTCATAATAATCCTAGATCTAATAGTTCTCGTAGTAGCCTTATATCTTCTCATGCCTATGCTCTTTGGAGCGGCTTACTATCCTTCATCAAGAGATCTCAAGGATCTCTTGAGAGAAGTGCTTCAGAAGCACTTCAGAGATAGAAGTACTGTGAAGATTATTGATCTTGGAAGTGGTTTTGGGAGGGTATGTTTCTGGGCTTGTGAGATAGATCCGAGGGTTGTATGTAGAGGTGTAGATATAGATCCTATTAAAGTTTTATGGAGTAATTTTATGAGCAGATTAAAAGGACTTGAGAAGAGAGCTAGTTTTAAGAGAGGCAATATATTCAATGAAGATCTGGGAGAATATGATCTGATATACATGTTCCTCTGGAGCTCAACTGTTGAGAAGCTAGAGAGAAAGATATTAAGAGAGGCTAAGAAAGGATCTGTAGTGATATCTTTAGAGCATCCTCTCAAAGTACTTAAAGCGAGTAAGTGGAAGAAGTATTACATAGCCTATGTAGAATGA
- a CDS encoding ABC transporter substrate-binding protein produces the protein MLRRSILIIVALIVIIVLVAGLFLFFTPRPSPPSQIVIGVTDKVTDLDPANAYDFFTWEVLSNIMEGLYKYKPGTADLIPGIATSYEIRDNGYTWIFHLRDNVRFCDGTPVTAQNVVWSIKRVMYIKGDPSWLVTDFVDDVKALDNYTVEFKLKTPASYFLSLVATPPYFPVNPNYPFTNISSDATWGGAGAYCIKDFKRDEYIVLEANPYYYGEKPKTQTIIIKFYRDASSLRLALERGEVDIAWRTLRPTDYVDLIKSGKYNVIEAPGGFIRYLVINVKMNPTNDVLVRKAIAAAINRTEIIEKVFMGTMQPLYSMVPNGMWSHIDSFKELYGVGPNLTLAREYLMRAGYNESNKLKIELWYTPTHYGDTEADVAQLIKSQLEATGLIEVTIRSSEWATYVSQLRNGQMMVSLLGWYPDYIDPDDYLTPFLKSDANKWTGTGYANPTVDRLLEEAQSIADQSQRASIYEQVQRILADEAPYIPLFQGYLIIVAQKNVEGILVGPPMLLTYSTIYKK, from the coding sequence ATGCTTCGAAGAAGTATACTGATCATAGTAGCTTTGATCGTTATCATAGTATTGGTAGCAGGTCTATTCCTCTTCTTCACACCTAGACCATCTCCACCTAGCCAGATTGTAATAGGTGTCACTGATAAGGTCACAGATCTAGATCCTGCTAATGCATACGACTTCTTCACTTGGGAGGTTCTCTCAAACATCATGGAAGGCTTATATAAATACAAGCCAGGCACTGCAGACCTTATTCCAGGTATTGCAACGAGTTATGAGATCAGAGATAATGGATATACATGGATTTTCCATCTCAGAGATAATGTTAGGTTCTGTGATGGAACTCCTGTGACTGCTCAGAATGTTGTTTGGAGTATTAAGAGAGTTATGTATATTAAGGGAGATCCTTCATGGCTTGTGACAGACTTCGTAGACGATGTAAAAGCTCTGGATAACTACACAGTAGAATTCAAACTAAAAACACCTGCAAGCTACTTCTTATCATTGGTAGCAACACCGCCTTACTTCCCTGTAAATCCAAACTATCCGTTCACGAATATATCTAGTGATGCTACGTGGGGTGGTGCTGGTGCTTACTGTATAAAGGATTTCAAGAGAGATGAATATATTGTTCTCGAGGCTAATCCATATTACTATGGTGAGAAGCCTAAGACTCAAACTATTATCATTAAATTCTATAGAGATGCTTCATCGCTCAGACTAGCTCTAGAGAGAGGTGAGGTTGATATAGCTTGGAGAACTCTCAGACCTACAGACTACGTGGATCTAATCAAGAGCGGGAAGTATAATGTTATTGAAGCTCCTGGAGGCTTCATAAGATATCTAGTCATAAATGTTAAAATGAATCCTACGAATGATGTTCTCGTTAGAAAAGCTATAGCAGCTGCTATCAATAGAACTGAGATCATCGAGAAAGTGTTTATGGGAACTATGCAACCTCTATACAGTATGGTTCCCAATGGCATGTGGAGTCATATAGATTCATTTAAAGAGCTATACGGTGTAGGACCTAATCTAACTCTTGCAAGAGAGTATCTGATGAGAGCAGGATATAACGAATCTAATAAACTGAAGATCGAGCTCTGGTACACTCCAACACATTATGGAGATACTGAAGCCGATGTAGCTCAGCTTATTAAGAGCCAGCTCGAGGCTACAGGGCTTATTGAGGTGACTATTAGAAGTAGCGAGTGGGCTACTTATGTGAGTCAGCTTAGAAATGGTCAGATGATGGTCTCGCTATTAGGATGGTATCCTGACTATATAGATCCTGATGATTATCTCACACCATTTCTAAAATCTGATGCCAATAAGTGGACTGGAACAGGATATGCGAATCCTACCGTAGACAGGCTTCTGGAAGAAGCTCAGAGCATAGCAGATCAAAGCCAGAGAGCAAGCATCTACGAGCAGGTTCAGAGAATATTAGCAGATGAAGCTCCCTACATACCCTTATTCCAAGGCTATCTAATAATAGTTGCTCAGAAGAATGTTGAGGGAATTCTAGTAGGACCTCCAATGCTTCTAACATACTCGACAATATATAAGAAGTAG
- a CDS encoding ABC transporter permease translates to MSLARYILYRSLLIIPTILILYTIVFIVLRILPGDPVLAVLGTKNIPPEQLESIRRSLGLDKPLYVQYFEYLYRFIRGDMGTSLIIQGRPIALDIAERLPATIELSIASILVALLIGVSIGIVSGRSSSTLVSAFSRIFGSFTYAIFIPWFGMLLQIVFGIWLGVLPVDGRTSPGVIIRGPTGLYIIDSIINRDPYALVDSIRHIILPSITLGVVLSGPYMRLVRNNMRSMLNSKIVLAYRSRGISESRISRHVFRHVMIPVVTYSGLQFALLLGGAVLTETTFNWPGIGTYLVDKVFYRDYPAIQAVVIVFAFFVGVISLVVDILYSLIDPRIRY, encoded by the coding sequence ATGAGTTTAGCAAGGTATATACTATATAGATCTCTACTCATAATTCCTACAATACTTATACTATACACTATAGTTTTTATAGTGCTTAGAATACTTCCCGGAGACCCTGTGCTGGCAGTGCTTGGAACGAAAAATATACCGCCAGAACAGCTTGAGAGTATTAGAAGAAGTCTGGGTCTTGACAAGCCTCTCTATGTTCAGTATTTCGAGTATCTATATAGATTTATCAGAGGTGATATGGGTACCTCACTTATAATCCAAGGAAGACCTATAGCATTGGATATAGCTGAAAGACTTCCAGCAACCATAGAACTATCTATAGCATCGATATTAGTAGCTCTTCTAATAGGTGTTTCCATAGGTATTGTCTCTGGTAGAAGTAGTAGTACTCTTGTAAGCGCATTCTCAAGAATATTCGGTTCATTCACCTACGCCATATTCATACCATGGTTTGGAATGCTTCTTCAGATAGTATTCGGAATATGGCTGGGAGTGCTACCTGTAGACGGGAGAACTTCTCCAGGTGTTATAATCAGAGGACCTACAGGTCTCTACATAATAGACTCTATAATAAATAGAGATCCTTACGCTCTAGTAGATTCTATAAGACATATAATACTCCCATCAATTACTCTAGGAGTTGTTCTCAGCGGTCCTTATATGAGGCTTGTGAGAAATAACATGAGATCTATGCTGAATTCTAAGATAGTTCTAGCATACAGATCTAGAGGTATTAGCGAGAGTAGGATTAGCAGACATGTGTTCAGGCATGTCATGATACCTGTGGTCACATACAGCGGATTGCAATTCGCATTACTTCTAGGAGGTGCTGTGCTTACTGAAACAACATTCAACTGGCCTGGGATAGGTACTTATCTCGTTGATAAGGTTTTCTACAGAGACTATCCAGCTATACAAGCTGTTGTTATCGTATTTGCTTTCTTCGTAGGAGTTATAAGTCTTGTAGTTGATATACTATACTCACTCATAGATCCTAGGATCAGATATTGA
- a CDS encoding ABC transporter permease: MRVNIRSLIRDLMNPYIISGLIIVLFVVFLALFSELIAPYDPTRPAGPPLAPPSWSHIMGTDNLGYDVWSRIVYGSRTILMVVSLSLLISSSVGIVLGLISGYTGGLIDRILSFTMDAIYAFPSLILAIALAVALGPGPLNAAIAIAVVYIPSYFRMIRGQVLSIKNEAFIEIAKVLGIPVHRILLRHILPHLTPTIMVVFSMNSADAVLTEASLSFLGLSVQPPTPDWGYDLYKGRGFILSGYWWLTFFPGLMITLLALGMAMISEGVSDLYERRRS; this comes from the coding sequence TTGAGAGTAAATATAAGATCTCTCATTAGAGATCTTATGAATCCATATATAATCTCTGGTTTGATCATAGTGTTATTCGTGGTATTCCTAGCATTATTCTCAGAACTAATAGCACCTTACGACCCCACAAGACCCGCAGGACCTCCGCTAGCACCTCCATCCTGGAGTCATATAATGGGCACGGATAATCTAGGATATGATGTGTGGAGCAGAATCGTCTACGGCTCTAGAACTATTCTAATGGTGGTATCCTTATCTCTTCTCATAAGCTCATCCGTGGGAATAGTACTAGGTCTGATAAGCGGCTATACAGGAGGTTTGATAGATAGAATTCTATCCTTCACAATGGATGCTATATACGCGTTTCCAAGCCTCATACTAGCTATAGCACTTGCAGTAGCACTAGGACCAGGTCCTCTGAATGCTGCGATAGCTATTGCCGTGGTTTACATACCATCATATTTTAGAATGATAAGAGGTCAGGTTCTAAGTATTAAAAACGAAGCATTTATAGAGATAGCAAAAGTGCTTGGAATACCTGTTCACAGGATTCTCTTAAGACATATACTACCTCATCTCACACCCACTATCATGGTTGTATTCAGCATGAATAGTGCTGATGCTGTTCTCACAGAAGCTTCTCTAAGCTTTCTAGGACTCTCTGTTCAGCCACCCACACCAGATTGGGGTTATGATCTTTATAAGGGGAGAGGCTTCATATTATCAGGCTACTGGTGGCTTACCTTCTTCCCAGGTCTCATGATAACGCTACTAGCTCTTGGCATGGCTATGATCAGTGAGGGGGTGTCTGATCTCTATGAGAGAAGAAGAAGCTGA
- a CDS encoding ABC transporter ATP-binding protein has protein sequence MREEEAEPVLLVRDLTVHYFTLRGVVRAVDRVSLDVYPGELLAIVGESGSGKSTLGLALMRLIPPPGKIVSGSVVLDGVDLMKLDEESMRRFRGSKISIVFQDPFTTIDPLRRVLDQFVEFLVEHGIDSERARERAVEYLTRVGLSKIHINSYPHQLSGGQKQRVAIAMALSLNPLVVIADEPTTALDVVSQRQVLDLIDELRKEFRTSFILITHDISIAIERADRIGVMYAGQLIEIGDKKSIVEKPLHPYTQGLIASIPRPDLREIPKSIPGYPPDLTNPPRGCRFHPRCPFAMDVCRIREPDERIVDRGRIVKCFLYGEDIGRNGFSR, from the coding sequence ATGAGAGAAGAAGAAGCTGAACCAGTACTTCTAGTAAGAGATCTTACCGTACACTACTTTACTTTAAGAGGTGTTGTAAGAGCTGTTGATAGAGTATCTCTAGACGTGTACCCGGGAGAGCTTCTAGCTATCGTTGGTGAGAGTGGTTCTGGTAAATCCACTCTAGGACTTGCTCTTATGAGACTTATACCTCCTCCTGGTAAGATTGTTAGCGGGAGTGTAGTTCTAGATGGAGTAGATCTGATGAAGCTAGATGAGGAGAGTATGAGAAGATTTAGAGGTTCTAAGATCTCTATAGTCTTCCAGGATCCTTTTACAACAATAGATCCTCTGAGAAGAGTTCTAGATCAATTCGTAGAATTCCTAGTGGAACACGGCATAGATAGTGAGAGAGCGAGAGAAAGAGCTGTAGAGTATCTTACCAGAGTAGGTTTGAGCAAGATTCATATAAACTCATACCCTCATCAGCTGAGCGGAGGTCAGAAACAGCGGGTGGCAATTGCAATGGCTTTATCTCTCAACCCTCTAGTTGTGATCGCTGACGAGCCTACAACAGCTCTAGATGTTGTTTCTCAGAGACAGGTTCTAGATCTCATAGACGAGCTCAGAAAAGAGTTTAGAACCTCATTTATACTAATAACCCATGATATCTCCATAGCTATCGAGAGAGCTGATAGAATAGGAGTCATGTACGCTGGACAGCTGATTGAGATAGGAGATAAGAAGAGTATTGTAGAAAAACCTCTCCACCCATATACTCAGGGTCTTATAGCCTCAATACCCAGACCTGATCTAAGAGAGATACCGAAGTCTATACCAGGATATCCTCCGGATCTCACTAATCCTCCTAGAGGGTGTAGATTTCATCCTAGATGTCCTTTTGCCATGGATGTATGCAGAATCAGAGAACCTGATGAGAGGATTGTAGATAGAGGTCGTATTGTAAAATGCTTTCTATATGGTGAGGATATTGGGAGAAATGGTTTCTCTAGATAG
- a CDS encoding ABC transporter ATP-binding protein — MVSLDRVRMYFVLGPLGRRKIIRAVDGVSIEFKEGEIHGVVGESGSGKSTLGRVAIRIYRPTSGRVFFMGRDITNEPERRLRGLRRFMQLIPQDPYSSFNTFYTVGESIKEALLTHENISDEEARERVLEMLERVGLMPSSVFYERRPTQLSGGQLQRAAIARAMILNPKFIVADEPTSNLDLSIRASILELLLSFKEKLNQSIMFITHDIVLAGLISNRISVMYLGQVVEQAETKRILEDPQHPYTIALISSIPLMRTFTRIREIELRGEIPDPSNPPKGCRLWPRCPLAMDICREKEPPEIEISKGHIVRCWLHAEK, encoded by the coding sequence ATGGTTTCTCTAGATAGAGTTAGAATGTACTTTGTGCTAGGACCTCTGGGACGTAGGAAGATCATAAGAGCTGTAGATGGTGTGTCAATAGAATTCAAAGAAGGTGAGATACATGGAGTTGTTGGCGAGAGCGGTTCTGGCAAGTCTACTCTGGGGAGGGTTGCCATAAGAATCTATAGACCTACATCTGGGAGGGTATTCTTCATGGGTAGAGATATAACAAACGAGCCTGAGAGAAGATTAAGAGGTTTAAGAAGATTCATGCAGCTAATACCTCAAGATCCTTATTCGAGTTTTAACACTTTCTACACCGTGGGAGAATCTATTAAAGAAGCTCTTCTAACTCATGAGAATATATCTGATGAAGAGGCTAGAGAAAGGGTTCTTGAAATGCTTGAGAGAGTAGGTCTCATGCCTTCTTCTGTTTTCTATGAGAGAAGACCTACACAACTCAGTGGTGGGCAGCTTCAGAGAGCTGCTATAGCTAGAGCTATGATTCTTAATCCCAAGTTTATTGTTGCTGATGAACCTACATCGAATCTTGATCTTTCTATAAGAGCTTCTATCTTAGAACTTCTTCTATCTTTCAAGGAGAAACTGAATCAGTCGATCATGTTCATAACACATGATATAGTACTGGCAGGTCTTATAAGTAATAGAATTAGCGTAATGTATTTAGGACAGGTGGTAGAACAAGCTGAGACAAAAAGAATATTAGAAGATCCTCAGCATCCCTACACCATAGCACTCATATCATCAATACCACTCATGAGAACATTTACAAGGATAAGAGAAATAGAACTAAGAGGAGAGATACCAGATCCTTCTAATCCTCCAAAAGGTTGCAGACTCTGGCCTCGATGTCCTCTAGCTATGGATATATGTAGAGAGAAAGAACCTCCAGAGATCGAGATATCTAAAGGACATATAGTAAGATGCTGGCTGCATGCTGAGAAGTAG